One genomic region from Streptomyces sp. NBC_00513 encodes:
- a CDS encoding replication protein — protein sequence MTEFSKSGQTASDLRERPEGGAGESEGAQRPSEQTRADKAAAAAIRRYQGRKVLNRVSGIDACGGCGRRVLDPETGVIYARSTRGYVVTIGLVRCGRIWFCPECSGAIRRGRTEELKTGALRWLAAGGTLAVVVLTARHNRTHELARLAAAMWGAPMLDADGAPVRDRNGKPRRVPGAYQTMLTDPRFYGRPEAVSWWERKDGSFGHSVRAAEQGIRHRIGYAGMVRASEVTRSLEHGWHPHTNGLVFLGGKVNGTPAKGKVAGYFTPGGDALEEWEDWLRELWTGALAKADPEFTPSTDCYTRDCKCEGKGHGVMVKLITSADDEALIEYLTKVQDGKAPAASVRADLDAASGAAMETTRADNKSYRGQSMTPFQMLYRLHDLEVARLKPARAEGYGTAAQCRIWWAEYESAMAGRRAIEWTRGLRGHVQLTGDDSDETNKAFVFEQDKNQELTGGVILTRDAHDKVVDGDAELHMQDVIKTESYDTAADVVVDLGGRADHVRVATAEQLARVQADLYERVNAKARKRRSEQQVAEWMAKYKPAKSALAAPVEAVNLLAHIRAARHALTVQ from the coding sequence TTGACAGAGTTTTCCAAGAGCGGCCAGACCGCCTCTGACCTGCGGGAACGTCCGGAGGGTGGAGCGGGGGAGTCTGAGGGGGCGCAGCGCCCCTCAGAACAGACCCGCGCGGACAAAGCGGCGGCTGCCGCGATTCGGCGCTACCAGGGCCGGAAGGTTCTGAACCGGGTCTCGGGCATCGACGCGTGCGGGGGCTGCGGCCGGCGGGTGCTCGACCCGGAGACGGGAGTGATCTACGCCCGCTCGACGCGCGGCTACGTCGTGACGATCGGGCTCGTCCGCTGCGGGCGGATCTGGTTCTGCCCGGAGTGCTCCGGTGCGATCCGCCGGGGCCGGACCGAGGAACTGAAGACGGGCGCTCTGAGGTGGCTGGCGGCTGGCGGCACGCTCGCCGTGGTCGTCCTCACCGCCCGGCACAACCGGACGCACGAACTGGCCCGGCTCGCGGCCGCGATGTGGGGCGCGCCGATGCTCGATGCGGACGGCGCCCCGGTCCGGGACCGGAACGGGAAGCCGCGGCGGGTACCCGGCGCCTACCAGACGATGCTCACCGACCCGAGGTTCTACGGCCGGCCCGAGGCGGTGTCCTGGTGGGAGCGCAAGGACGGGTCGTTCGGGCACTCGGTCCGTGCGGCGGAGCAGGGCATCCGGCACCGGATCGGGTACGCGGGCATGGTCCGGGCCTCGGAGGTGACGCGGTCGCTGGAGCACGGCTGGCACCCGCACACGAACGGGCTCGTGTTCCTCGGCGGCAAGGTCAACGGGACCCCGGCCAAGGGCAAGGTAGCCGGCTACTTCACGCCCGGGGGCGACGCGCTGGAGGAGTGGGAGGACTGGCTCCGCGAGCTGTGGACCGGCGCTCTTGCCAAGGCAGACCCGGAGTTCACGCCCTCGACCGACTGCTACACCCGCGACTGCAAGTGCGAGGGCAAGGGCCACGGCGTCATGGTCAAGCTGATCACGTCGGCGGACGACGAAGCGCTGATCGAGTACCTGACCAAGGTCCAGGACGGCAAGGCGCCGGCGGCGTCGGTCCGCGCGGATCTGGACGCTGCGAGCGGGGCCGCGATGGAGACCACCCGCGCCGACAACAAGTCGTACCGGGGCCAGTCCATGACGCCGTTCCAGATGCTCTACCGGCTGCACGACCTGGAGGTCGCGAGGCTCAAGCCTGCGCGGGCGGAGGGGTACGGTACCGCCGCGCAGTGCCGGATCTGGTGGGCGGAGTACGAGAGCGCCATGGCCGGCCGGCGGGCGATCGAGTGGACGCGCGGCCTGCGCGGTCACGTCCAGCTCACCGGAGACGACTCCGATGAGACGAACAAGGCGTTCGTCTTCGAGCAGGACAAGAACCAGGAGTTGACCGGCGGGGTCATCCTCACGCGTGACGCCCACGACAAGGTGGTCGACGGGGACGCCGAACTGCACATGCAGGACGTCATCAAGACCGAGTCGTACGACACGGCGGCCGACGTCGTCGTCGACCTCGGCGGCCGGGCCGACCACGTCCGGGTGGCGACTGCCGAGCAGCTGGCCAGGGTGCAGGCGGACCTGTACGAGCGGGTCAACGCGAAGGCGCGGAAGCGGCGGTCCGAACAGCAGGTTGCCGAGTGGATGGCCAAGTACAAGCCCGCCAAGTCGGCGTTGGCGGCACCGGTCGAGGCCGTCAACCTGCTGGCCCACATCCGTGCGGCCCGGCACGCGCTAACGGTCCAGTAG